GAACTGGATGCGGCTGAACTTCAGGTGCACGGCCTGCGCCAGCGTCTTGATTAGCAGCGTTTTGGCCAACCCCGGCACACCCCGCAACAGGCAGTGCCCGCCGGCGAGAAACGCCGTGAGGATCTCGGCGATCACCTCGTCTTGCCCGATGATGACGCGGCGAAGTTCTTTCTGGAGGGAACTGACCAGGGCTGAGGTCTCGGACAGGCTCATTCAGTCCGAATTCTATCCCTATCCTTTCGACGGTTCCGCGGCGGGAGACGATTCGTTACCTTTGGCGGCCCGATGAGTCTCGCCACAGATGCCGTCTTTCGTGGGCTACTCCGACAGCGCGATCATCGGGTCGGTCTTCGCGGCCCTGCGCGCGGGCAGCAGGCACGCGATCAGCGCCACCACCGTCAGAACCCCGGCCACCGCCGCGACCACGCGCGCGTCCATCGCGCCGACCTCATACAACTGCGCCTGGATCGTCTGGCGCATCAAGAAGGCGCCGGCCAATCCGAAGGCCGTGCCCAGGGCCACGATCAATCCGCCCTCGCGCAACACCAGCGTGAAGATGCTGCTGTTGGCGGCGCCGAGCGCCATGCGGATGCCGATTTCGCGACGACGCTGAGACACCTGGTAGGCCAGCACGCCGTAGATGCCGATGCCGGCCAGGAACAGCGCGCCCACCGCGAAGCCGGTGGCCAGCAGCGTGGGCGTGCGGCGATCGAGCACGGACGCCGACAGCCGCTCCTCCATCGTCCGCACGCCGTAGAACGGCATCTCGGCGTCGATCTGCGCGATTTCGCGGCGCACCGCGTTGATCACCGCCTCCGGTTGCTGGCTGGTGCGGATGGCCAGCGCGATGGCGCGCACCGGCCGCTGGCGCAGCGGGCTGAAGTAATTGCCCGTGCGACGGTTACTGGCTGAGTCCACCAGCCCGCGAATCCGCATCGGCGCAATGACGCCGACAATCGTCAGCATGTCGGCGTCGGCCGGCTTCTGCAGCAGGTCGCTGACGTTGCTCGGAAAGTACATGCGCTTGCCGAGGGCGTCGCCGTTCGGCCAGAAGCGCCTCGCCAACGGCTCATCGATCACCAGCACCCGCGGCCGTCCCTCGACGTCGCCGGCAGTGAACAGCCGGCCTTCCAGCAGGCGCACGCCCATCGCCTCGAAGTAGCCGTCTGACGCGGAGATCTGGCCCGGGGAGATCAGCGACTCGCCCTTCTGCATCTGATATCCCTCGGCGAGGATCACGCTGTCGCTGTAGGCGCCGCCGAAGGGGATGGTACTGGTCGCCCCGGCGGCTTGCACGCCGGGCACGGCGCGGACGCGCTCGAGAATGCGGTCGCTGGTGGCGCGCAGGCTGTCGTCGTTGGCGTAGCGCGCGGCCGGCAGGCTGATGGTGCCGGTCAGGACGTTAGCGGCGCGGAAGCCAGGGTCGATCCGCAGCACCCGATCGAAACTGGCCAGCAACACGCCGGCGCCGATCAGCAGCATGAGCGCGAACGCGACCTGGCTCGTCACCAGCACCCGCCGCATCAGCCGTGGCGCGCGGCCCTGGGTGCCGCTGCGGCCCTCTTCCCTGACGACCTGGGCGATGTTGGCGCGGCGCATGGCGACAATCGGAATCATCCCGACCGCGACGCCCACCACGGTCACGAGCAGCATGGTGAAGCCGACGACCCGGGCGTCGATCGTGATGTCGGAACCGGCGGGCAACTGATCGAATCCGAGGAACGGCGCCGCCCGCAGGGCCCACCAGCCCATGCCAAGGCCGGCCGCACCGCCGAGCAAGGCGAGCAGCACGGACTCGGTCAGCGACTGCCTGGCCAGGCGCGAAAGGGTGGCGCCGAGCGCGTGGCGCGTCGCCAGCTCGCGCACCCGCGCGGTGGCGCGCACCAGCGCGAGGTTGGCGACGTTGACGCAGCCAATCAGCAGCACGAACATCGCGCCGCCCCACAGCATCGACAAGGTCGCCCGGGTCTCGCCGACCAGCTCCGCCTGGAAGTCGAGCAGGTCGGTGCCGAACCTGGCGTTGGTGAGAATTTCGCGAAACGCGGGGAACCGCTCGAAGTTGGCGGCGTTGATCGCATCCACCTGGCTTTGGGCCTGCTCGAGCGTGGCACCTGGCCGCAGGCGGCCGAACTGCTGGTAGTTGTTGCTGTGCCTCGCGTCGTCCGACTTCTCTTGCGCGGTGAACGCCGCCGGACGATACAGCTGGATCTCGGGGTCGAGGAACCTGAAGCCCGGCGCCATCACGCCGACCACGCGATGTGGCTCGCCGCCAAGCCGCAGGTCCTGGCCAATGGCGTCGTCGCGGCCGCCAAACACGCGCTGCCAGAAGCCGTAGCCGAGAATGACGACCTTCTCCTGGCCGATCTCGCCTTGCGCGTCGGTGAAGACCTGCCCGCGAATGGGCTGCACCTTGAGCACGCGGAAGAACGACGGCGTCACCGTCATCGCCTGCACGCGCTCGGCGTCGCCCAGCCCGCTGCCGCTGATGGTGACACCGGCCTGGCGGAACATGGCGATCTCTTCGAGAGCCGACAGGTCGCGCTTGCGGTCGAAGTAGTCGGGCACGCCGTTGGCGGCAATCGCCACGCCCGCGCCCGGGTACTTGTTGTAGATGCGAACCAGCCGGTCCGGCTGGTCGAATGGCAGCGGCTTCAGAAGTACCCCGTCAACAATCGCGAAAATGGCGACGTTGGCCGCGAGGCACAAGGCCAGGGTGGCGACCGTGGTGATGGCGAAACCGCGGTCCTTCCAGAGCAGCCGAACGGCAAAACGCAGGTCCTGCAGCAGTCGATCCATGACTACGAGAGTCTACGGACGCAGGAACTGCCAGGTTCCGAGGGGTCCGACCCCGAGCTGGAATTCCTGCGGCAACCGAGGGGTCTGACCCCTATGATCCCCACCGTGTCAGATCTCGAGCACCAGGCGCTCGCCAAGGTCCGTTGGCGGCTCATCCCGTTTCTCTTTCTGCTCTACGTGATCGCGTATCTCGACCGGGTCAACGTCGGCTATGCGGCCCTCGACATGAACCGCGAGCTCGGCTTCAGCGCCGCGGTCTACGGCTTCGGGTCTGGCATCTTCTTTCTGAGCTACACCCTGCTCGAAGTTCCCAGCAACCTGGTGCTCGCCCGGGTCGGCGCCCGTCTCTGGATCGCGCGGATCATGGTCACCTGGGGCCTGGTGTCGATGGCCATGGTGTTCGTGGACAGCCCGGCCAGCTTTTACGTCCTGCGCTTCATTCTGGGCGCGGCCGAGGCCGGCTTCTTTCCGGGCCTCATCCTCTACCTGACCCATTGGTTCCCCGCCCGCGAACGGGCGCGGGCCGTCGCCCTGTTCATGACGGCGACCGCGATGGCCGGCGTGATCGGAGCGCCGATTTCGAGCGCCATCCTCCAGCTCCACGGCGTCGGCGGGCTGCAGGGGTGGCAGTGGCTCTTCATCGTCGAGGGATTGCCGGCCGTGGTGCTGGCGCCGGTGGTACTGCGCCGCCTGACGGAGCGGCCGGCGGATGCGGCGTGGTTGACCGCGGTGGAACGCGAGTGGCTCACCCGCGAGATGGCCCGCGAGCACGATCAGACCCACGACGTGCACCTGACGTTCCGGGCCGCGGCCACCAGCGGCCGCCTGTGGGCGCTGGCGGCGCTGTATTTCTGCATCGTGATCGCGTTTTACGGCGTCAGCTTCTGGCTGCCGCAAATCGTGCAGGCGACCGGTCACCTGAGCTCGGCCACTGTCATCCTGCTTACGGCCATTCCCTACATTGCCGCCACCATCGGCCTGGTCGTCGTCGGGTCGCGATCCGACACCATGGCCGAGCGACGGTGGCACGTGGCCATCCCCTGCCTGATTGGCGCCGCGGG
This genomic interval from Vicinamibacterales bacterium contains the following:
- a CDS encoding ABC transporter permease encodes the protein MDRLLQDLRFAVRLLWKDRGFAITTVATLALCLAANVAIFAIVDGVLLKPLPFDQPDRLVRIYNKYPGAGVAIAANGVPDYFDRKRDLSALEEIAMFRQAGVTISGSGLGDAERVQAMTVTPSFFRVLKVQPIRGQVFTDAQGEIGQEKVVILGYGFWQRVFGGRDDAIGQDLRLGGEPHRVVGVMAPGFRFLDPEIQLYRPAAFTAQEKSDDARHSNNYQQFGRLRPGATLEQAQSQVDAINAANFERFPAFREILTNARFGTDLLDFQAELVGETRATLSMLWGGAMFVLLIGCVNVANLALVRATARVRELATRHALGATLSRLARQSLTESVLLALLGGAAGLGMGWWALRAAPFLGFDQLPAGSDITIDARVVGFTMLLVTVVGVAVGMIPIVAMRRANIAQVVREEGRSGTQGRAPRLMRRVLVTSQVAFALMLLIGAGVLLASFDRVLRIDPGFRAANVLTGTISLPAARYANDDSLRATSDRILERVRAVPGVQAAGATSTIPFGGAYSDSVILAEGYQMQKGESLISPGQISASDGYFEAMGVRLLEGRLFTAGDVEGRPRVLVIDEPLARRFWPNGDALGKRMYFPSNVSDLLQKPADADMLTIVGVIAPMRIRGLVDSASNRRTGNYFSPLRQRPVRAIALAIRTSQQPEAVINAVRREIAQIDAEMPFYGVRTMEERLSASVLDRRTPTLLATGFAVGALFLAGIGIYGVLAYQVSQRRREIGIRMALGAANSSIFTLVLREGGLIVALGTAFGLAGAFLMRQTIQAQLYEVGAMDARVVAAVAGVLTVVALIACLLPARRAAKTDPMIALSE
- a CDS encoding MFS transporter, whose product is MSDLEHQALAKVRWRLIPFLFLLYVIAYLDRVNVGYAALDMNRELGFSAAVYGFGSGIFFLSYTLLEVPSNLVLARVGARLWIARIMVTWGLVSMAMVFVDSPASFYVLRFILGAAEAGFFPGLILYLTHWFPARERARAVALFMTATAMAGVIGAPISSAILQLHGVGGLQGWQWLFIVEGLPAVVLAPVVLRRLTERPADAAWLTAVEREWLTREMAREHDQTHDVHLTFRAAATSGRLWALAALYFCIVIAFYGVSFWLPQIVQATGHLSSATVILLTAIPYIAATIGLVVVGSRSDTMAERRWHVAIPCLIGAAGFVLTVLAPQTAAASLLMLSIAAFGIWGALGPFWAMPTAFLRGTAAAGGIAIVNSIGNIGGFAGPFAIGWVRDATGSFEGGLLVLAGVLVVGAAIALSLPKTTSIAQ